A single Clostridium sp. AN503 DNA region contains:
- a CDS encoding GntR family transcriptional regulator, with protein sequence MIDRTNPIPMYLQVKNELEQMIKSGELKSGDRIFSESELCDMYSISRITAKKSLDDLVTDGYVYRIQGRGSFVKGPKIDHRLTNFYSFTEEVKARGMTPSSVILNAEIITPDDEVKENLNLGADEKVYYIRRLRLANDAVIVLDHSFIPCSLCAHLTKEDLTNHSLYEMLSMQGVVPDKAVECFLAVGLNETEADLLGEKVGTASLKVCRKTYSKDRLIEYNYRFYRGNQYCYTVELNVK encoded by the coding sequence ATGATTGACAGAACGAATCCAATCCCAATGTACCTGCAGGTTAAGAACGAATTGGAGCAAATGATCAAATCCGGCGAGCTTAAGTCCGGCGACAGGATCTTCTCGGAAAGTGAATTATGCGACATGTACAGCATCAGCCGTATCACAGCCAAAAAGTCTTTGGACGATCTGGTGACAGATGGCTATGTCTACCGCATTCAGGGACGGGGGAGTTTTGTCAAAGGGCCTAAGATCGACCACCGGCTCACGAATTTTTATTCCTTTACAGAGGAGGTGAAGGCCCGGGGAATGACCCCGAGTTCGGTCATTCTGAATGCAGAGATCATAACTCCCGATGATGAGGTGAAAGAAAACCTCAATCTGGGAGCAGATGAGAAGGTTTATTATATCAGACGTCTGCGGTTGGCAAATGATGCGGTGATCGTCCTCGATCATTCCTTCATACCGTGCTCTCTGTGCGCGCATCTGACGAAGGAAGATCTCACCAATCATTCCCTCTATGAGATGCTCAGCATGCAGGGCGTGGTGCCGGACAAAGCGGTTGAGTGTTTTTTAGCCGTAGGGCTTAATGAGACGGAAGCTGACCTGCTGGGGGAAAAGGTTGGCACGGCTTCACTCAAAGTATGCAGAAAGACGTACAGCAAGGACCGGCTGATCGAATACAACTACCGTTTTTACAGAGGGAATCAATACTGCTATACCGTAGAACTGAACGTAAAATAA
- the agaV gene encoding PTS N-acetylgalactosamine transporter subunit IIB, translating into MPNIVLTRIDNRLVHGQVATQWCGAIGANLILVANDEVAGNKLRQGLMDMAAPSYAAMRYWTLEKTISTIHKASDKQMIFIVCENPQDVLTLVEGGVPIKKVNIGNMHMAEGKRQVAGSVAVDDADVAAFAKLRELGVELEIRRVPTEGAENIEKLFK; encoded by the coding sequence ATGCCAAACATTGTATTAACAAGAATTGACAACCGTTTAGTCCATGGACAGGTTGCAACTCAGTGGTGTGGGGCCATCGGCGCAAACTTAATCCTGGTTGCCAATGACGAAGTAGCCGGCAACAAGCTTCGTCAGGGACTGATGGATATGGCTGCGCCCAGTTACGCTGCTATGCGTTACTGGACTCTGGAGAAGACTATCTCCACGATCCACAAAGCGAGCGACAAGCAGATGATCTTCATCGTGTGTGAGAATCCGCAGGATGTGCTTACACTTGTAGAAGGTGGCGTTCCGATCAAAAAAGTAAACATCGGAAACATGCATATGGCGGAAGGGAAACGTCAGGTTGCAGGCTCTGTAGCCGTTGACGACGCTGATGTTGCCGCATTTGCAAAGCTGCGCGAATTAGGTGTGGAATTGGAGATTCGTCGTGTTCCGACAGAAGGCGCAGAGAACATTGAAAAATTGTTCAAATAA
- a CDS encoding PTS sugar transporter subunit IIC → MNFNAIQILLVAIWAFIVAIDQFDFLESLYQPIVTGAVIGAILGDLQTGLIVGGTYQLMTIGNMPVGGAQPPNAVIGGIMATVFAISSGLDTTAAVGLAVPFALIGQYMVTLLFTVMSPVMGVADKMAAKGDAKGIVRLNWMAMGALGLLFSLVCVAGLIGGTAMGSTLTAISEKYAWIMTGLGAAGGMMRFVGFAILLRIMLSNELWGIYFAGFALATIIGYIPELSGSALLLIAFVGVAISLYDFQTRCAMKSAGAGNANGGDEDGI, encoded by the coding sequence ATGAATTTTAACGCAATTCAGATTTTGCTGGTCGCTATTTGGGCGTTTATCGTAGCAATCGACCAGTTCGATTTCCTGGAGTCTCTGTACCAGCCAATCGTAACAGGTGCTGTGATCGGTGCGATCTTAGGTGATCTGCAGACAGGACTTATCGTTGGTGGTACATATCAGCTGATGACAATCGGTAACATGCCGGTCGGAGGAGCTCAGCCCCCGAACGCAGTTATCGGTGGTATCATGGCAACCGTATTCGCTATTTCTTCCGGTCTTGACACGACTGCAGCCGTAGGACTTGCAGTTCCGTTCGCACTGATCGGCCAGTACATGGTAACCCTGCTGTTCACTGTTATGTCCCCGGTTATGGGCGTAGCAGACAAGATGGCAGCAAAGGGCGATGCCAAAGGTATCGTTAGACTGAACTGGATGGCAATGGGCGCTCTGGGTCTGTTGTTCTCTCTCGTATGCGTAGCCGGCCTGATCGGCGGTACTGCGATGGGCAGCACTCTGACCGCTATTTCTGAGAAATATGCATGGATCATGACTGGACTGGGAGCAGCAGGCGGAATGATGCGTTTCGTAGGTTTCGCAATTCTGCTTCGTATCATGCTTTCCAATGAGCTTTGGGGCATTTATTTTGCAGGTTTCGCACTGGCAACCATCATCGGATACATTCCGGAGTTAAGCGGCTCTGCACTGCTGCTTATCGCATTTGTTGGTGTAGCAATCTCTCTGTATGACTTCCAGACACGCTGTGCAATGAAGTCTGCAGGCGCAGGAAACGCAAACGGAGGTGACGAAGATGGCATCTAA
- a CDS encoding HAD family phosphatase, producing the protein MESSKPRLMKAVIFDFNGTLFFDTDFHLDAWAEIYSEYHSGSDEVPDRSFYCGPCNDVIIRRIAPQLSQKERAQCSSHKEALYRNICMQNPQKLHLAAGAEKLFDALEEKGIPFALATASIRANVDFYYKVFGLDQWFDRDLCVYDDGSYADKGQMQLEAAKRLDIRFSECVVVEDSMAGIGYARKNGAGLVVGIGEVGTHPELMAAGADCCICDFTGFDLAWMSEN; encoded by the coding sequence TTGGAATCTTCTAAGCCACGGCTTATGAAAGCAGTTATATTTGATTTTAACGGTACGCTGTTTTTCGATACCGACTTCCATCTGGATGCCTGGGCGGAGATTTACAGTGAATATCACAGTGGGTCCGATGAGGTCCCCGACCGCAGTTTTTACTGCGGCCCCTGCAATGATGTGATCATCCGGCGCATTGCGCCGCAGCTGTCACAGAAAGAACGTGCACAGTGTTCTTCCCACAAGGAAGCGCTTTACAGGAATATCTGTATGCAGAACCCGCAGAAGCTTCACCTGGCGGCTGGAGCAGAGAAGTTGTTTGATGCTCTGGAAGAGAAGGGGATTCCCTTTGCGCTGGCGACGGCGTCTATCCGCGCCAATGTAGATTTTTACTACAAGGTGTTTGGATTGGACCAGTGGTTTGACCGGGATCTATGCGTTTATGACGATGGTTCATACGCAGACAAAGGTCAGATGCAATTGGAAGCGGCGAAACGTCTGGATATCAGATTCTCAGAGTGCGTCGTAGTGGAAGACAGTATGGCGGGGATTGGGTACGCCCGAAAGAACGGTGCTGGACTTGTTGTCGGCATTGGAGAGGTCGGAACCCATCCGGAACTGATGGCTGCAGGAGCAGATTGTTGCATCTGTGATTTTACCGGGTTTGACCTTGCATGGATGAGTGAAAACTGA
- a CDS encoding sugar ABC transporter ATP-binding protein, translating to MTEKLLELRHISKRFSGVPALDDVSIDLSPGEILTLVGENGAGKSTLIKIITGAYEPTEGEIWFEGKKIENNSPSRSKALGIGVIYQELNMMPSLTVAENIFFGKEIKKGIILNQKEMLEKSRQIIKELGSSIDPSRKVSELSIAEQQIVEIVKAVSEDIKLLIMDEPSAPLTDSEVEKMFDIVERLQKRGVAILYISHKLEEVFRISERTVILRDGKHVITVPTSEIDRTTLIKYMVGRELGQVYPERTTGIGEVLLTASHFTNAHLKDCSLELRKGEILGLAGLVGAGRTEFARAIFGADPLLSGELTLHGKPVHIKSPQDAIAHGIALITEDRKNQGLLLNQGIDYNITYASLKSMGQFGVPSAKKEQQVTEKYMDAMNIKANSPAQMVKTLSGGNQQKVVLGKWLATNSEILIFDEPTRGIDVGAKSEIYQLMRRLIEEGKSIIMISSEMPELIGMSDRILVMHEGRITGQLDSTEVTQEKILEYATL from the coding sequence ATGACAGAAAAACTATTGGAGCTTAGGCACATTTCCAAACGCTTTTCCGGTGTTCCCGCACTGGATGACGTTTCCATAGACTTAAGTCCCGGGGAGATCCTGACTCTGGTTGGCGAAAATGGAGCCGGAAAGTCAACCCTGATCAAAATCATAACCGGCGCCTATGAGCCTACGGAGGGTGAGATCTGGTTTGAAGGTAAAAAGATCGAGAACAACTCCCCGTCCAGATCCAAGGCCCTGGGGATCGGCGTGATCTACCAGGAACTGAACATGATGCCGTCGCTGACTGTCGCGGAAAATATCTTTTTTGGAAAAGAGATCAAAAAGGGAATCATATTAAACCAGAAAGAAATGCTGGAGAAAAGCCGGCAGATCATAAAGGAGCTGGGATCAAGCATCGACCCGTCCAGAAAAGTGAGCGAGCTGTCCATCGCGGAACAGCAGATCGTAGAGATCGTAAAAGCGGTCTCTGAGGATATCAAGCTTCTGATCATGGACGAGCCGTCCGCTCCCCTGACAGACAGCGAAGTGGAAAAAATGTTTGACATCGTGGAACGGCTGCAGAAACGCGGCGTGGCCATCCTCTATATCTCACATAAACTGGAAGAGGTTTTTCGGATCTCTGAGCGGACCGTCATTTTAAGGGATGGAAAACATGTGATCACCGTTCCCACCAGTGAGATCGACCGCACCACCCTGATCAAATACATGGTCGGCCGGGAGCTGGGACAGGTCTACCCGGAACGGACTACCGGGATCGGGGAGGTGCTCCTCACGGCCTCCCATTTTACCAACGCCCATCTAAAAGACTGCAGCCTGGAACTGAGGAAAGGGGAGATCCTTGGCCTGGCTGGTCTTGTGGGCGCAGGACGCACGGAATTTGCAAGGGCGATCTTCGGGGCCGATCCTCTTTTATCCGGGGAGCTGACCCTTCACGGAAAACCAGTACATATCAAAAGCCCCCAGGACGCGATCGCACACGGGATCGCCCTGATCACTGAGGACAGAAAAAACCAGGGGCTGCTTCTTAACCAGGGGATCGATTACAATATCACCTATGCGAGCTTAAAGAGCATGGGGCAGTTTGGCGTCCCCAGCGCAAAAAAGGAACAGCAGGTCACGGAAAAATACATGGATGCCATGAATATCAAGGCCAATTCCCCTGCCCAGATGGTGAAAACCCTGTCCGGCGGGAACCAGCAGAAGGTAGTGCTGGGCAAATGGCTGGCTACAAATTCCGAAATCCTGATCTTTGACGAGCCGACCCGCGGCATCGACGTGGGGGCAAAATCAGAGATCTACCAGCTTATGCGCAGATTGATCGAGGAAGGGAAATCCATCATCATGATCTCCTCGGAGATGCCGGAGCTGATCGGTATGAGCGACCGGATCCTGGTCATGCATGAAGGGCGCATCACAGGCCAGCTGGACAGTACAGAGGTTACCCAGGAAAAGATCCTGGAGTACGCCACGCTCTGA
- a CDS encoding PTS system mannose/fructose/sorbose family transporter subunit IID yields MASNATQYNNLTPAQPLDKKTLNKMVWRSLNLQASFNYERMQAAGWLYCILPGLEKIHGDNKEDLQLSMEHNLEFFNTHPFLVTFVMGIVLSMEQQKADINTIRAVRVAAMGPLGGIGDAIFWFTLVPITAGITANMAINGSLAGPILFLLIFNIVQFALRFWLMNWSYKLGSQAIEMLTANAKEFTRAASMLGVFIVGALTSNYGGTTVALTIANGESPIVIQNILDGILPKLIPLSITLGLYFLIKKKGWTPVACIGMLLVVGLLGALVGIF; encoded by the coding sequence ATGGCATCTAATGCAACTCAGTATAATAATCTTACACCGGCTCAGCCGCTTGACAAAAAAACTCTTAATAAGATGGTATGGCGTTCACTGAACCTGCAGGCATCTTTCAACTATGAGAGAATGCAGGCAGCAGGCTGGCTGTACTGTATCCTGCCGGGTCTTGAGAAGATCCACGGCGATAACAAAGAAGATTTACAGCTTTCCATGGAGCACAACCTGGAATTCTTCAACACCCATCCGTTCCTGGTAACGTTTGTTATGGGTATTGTATTATCCATGGAGCAGCAGAAGGCTGATATCAACACCATCCGTGCCGTCCGCGTTGCAGCAATGGGCCCGTTAGGCGGTATCGGTGATGCTATTTTCTGGTTTACCCTGGTTCCGATCACAGCCGGTATTACGGCTAACATGGCGATAAACGGATCGCTGGCCGGACCTATTTTGTTCCTGTTGATCTTCAACATTGTGCAGTTTGCCCTTCGTTTCTGGCTGATGAACTGGTCTTATAAGTTAGGTTCTCAGGCTATCGAGATGCTGACTGCTAATGCTAAAGAGTTTACGCGTGCAGCTTCCATGCTCGGTGTATTCATCGTAGGCGCATTGACTTCCAACTATGGCGGTACCACCGTTGCTCTTACCATAGCAAACGGCGAAAGCCCCATCGTTATCCAGAATATTCTGGATGGAATTCTGCCGAAACTGATTCCGTTGTCCATTACCTTAGGCCTGTATTTCCTGATCAAGAAAAAAGGCTGGACTCCGGTTGCCTGTATCGGTATGCTTCTGGTTGTCGGCCTGTTAGGAGCCCTTGTTGGAATCTTCTAA
- a CDS encoding A24 family peptidase has protein sequence MFLLGAAVTDLTRGKVFNTWLALGAVLGICCVGRDFFWPAAVMLIAGFFLFWFRMMGAGDGKMMAVIAGYLGLYTGLRAIGTGFLVGAVWSLCRLWRDRSLKARLWYFLAYFTRMFQEKDVKAYDELSGMDGRHHIPFAACLAAGVCLYLICSEAVQSGGRIL, from the coding sequence GTGTTCCTGCTGGGAGCCGCAGTTACGGATCTGACCAGAGGGAAGGTCTTTAACACATGGCTGGCGCTGGGCGCGGTTTTGGGTATCTGCTGTGTGGGGCGGGATTTCTTTTGGCCGGCAGCAGTGATGCTGATCGCAGGTTTTTTTCTGTTCTGGTTCCGTATGATGGGAGCTGGTGACGGGAAAATGATGGCTGTTATTGCAGGGTATCTGGGACTGTATACAGGGCTTCGGGCGATCGGAACCGGGTTTTTAGTGGGAGCAGTTTGGTCGTTGTGCCGGTTATGGCGCGACAGGAGCTTAAAAGCTCGTCTTTGGTATTTTTTAGCGTATTTCACGCGCATGTTTCAGGAAAAAGATGTAAAGGCGTATGACGAGCTGTCCGGAATGGATGGCAGGCATCACATTCCCTTTGCGGCATGTCTGGCTGCGGGGGTCTGTCTGTATCTGATCTGTTCGGAGGCGGTTCAGTCTGGAGGGAGGATTTTATGA
- a CDS encoding sugar ABC transporter substrate-binding protein, translating into MKKNIMLATGFLAAALACTACSTKPESAPAAQPAQTTAEQSKNAADTPAPDTAGQDDKKAEDGSGEFKTEGLRIAYTCQDLTNTYFVEVSRGVQARCDELGIEVNIVDGKADVANQITAFENFTSQKLDGIIISPIDETALIPSVKAAREAGIPVISGNQLVEGSDAFITVPEYEYGFAIGEEAGKWIKEKLDGKAKVAIFDYPELESIIARGNGIQEGILSQAPEAEIVARQSANNPEKGMAIMENILQANPDVQVLACVNDAGALGAYEAVMAAHKDSDQFFIGGLDATDEALNKIKDGTIFRATVDIQPFESGKLFVDTLIKVMQNGPLEETINIPMKVVNSSNISDYK; encoded by the coding sequence ATGAAAAAAAATATAATGTTAGCAACAGGGTTTTTAGCAGCGGCGCTTGCATGTACCGCCTGCAGCACAAAGCCGGAGAGCGCTCCGGCCGCTCAGCCTGCCCAGACCACGGCAGAGCAGAGCAAGAATGCGGCAGATACCCCGGCACCGGATACAGCCGGACAGGATGATAAAAAAGCTGAGGACGGGAGCGGGGAGTTTAAGACAGAGGGACTCCGGATCGCCTATACCTGCCAGGATCTGACCAATACCTACTTCGTAGAAGTATCAAGAGGCGTTCAGGCCCGCTGTGATGAGCTTGGCATCGAAGTCAATATCGTGGACGGAAAAGCGGACGTAGCCAATCAGATCACGGCATTTGAAAACTTCACTTCCCAAAAACTGGACGGCATCATCATCAGCCCGATCGATGAGACCGCCCTGATCCCTTCCGTCAAAGCTGCCAGGGAGGCCGGGATTCCGGTTATTTCAGGCAACCAGCTTGTGGAAGGCAGCGACGCCTTCATCACCGTTCCTGAATATGAATACGGATTTGCCATCGGCGAGGAAGCAGGCAAATGGATCAAAGAAAAATTAGACGGCAAAGCCAAGGTCGCTATCTTTGACTATCCGGAGCTGGAATCCATCATTGCCCGCGGCAATGGAATTCAGGAGGGCATCTTAAGCCAGGCGCCGGAAGCTGAGATCGTGGCCCGCCAGAGCGCAAACAATCCGGAAAAAGGCATGGCGATCATGGAGAACATCCTTCAGGCCAATCCTGACGTACAGGTCCTGGCCTGTGTCAACGACGCCGGCGCTCTGGGCGCTTATGAAGCGGTCATGGCCGCCCATAAGGACAGCGACCAGTTCTTCATCGGCGGACTGGACGCCACCGACGAGGCCCTGAACAAGATAAAGGACGGCACGATCTTCCGCGCTACCGTGGATATCCAGCCTTTTGAATCCGGCAAACTGTTCGTGGACACGCTGATCAAAGTAATGCAGAACGGCCCGTTAGAAGAGACCATCAACATTCCGATGAAAGTAGTCAACTCTTCCAACATCAGCGATTACAAATAA
- a CDS encoding AraC family transcriptional regulator, producing the protein MQQKTSSTQFEKYGTIYKDPIDLAHSGMISRDWHVNAEKKVTQLYRYDCEVCLEMQSGIAALLVGETPDADSLEIFAVHRMVRLKPHMYFALVAISSDITCKMILDAKYTSSVEPLATPYNFRRILPRIKIREILGYYYSIRSNDYHFDGETHDYFELTYVDLGAMTTVVDGVRYELKERELMIYGPGQFHTQEISSEGPCSYVTIIFDMESSQFEPLLNRVFPYEKKIHTLLKTFILESTSQLPYMNSLMLCLLQETIIRLLQNDFTGSHMENEHLVTGARQHYQDEFLEKILAYIDENICKPMTIAEICQKFSLSRSSLQILFKENLNQSPKKYINELKMEKSRQMICEDKYTISEIALMMGFNSIHYFSRAFTQKYRISPSEYSKTLFKA; encoded by the coding sequence ATGCAGCAGAAAACATCCAGTACTCAGTTTGAAAAATATGGTACCATTTACAAAGATCCCATCGATCTGGCTCACTCCGGTATGATCAGCCGCGACTGGCATGTAAATGCGGAGAAAAAAGTCACCCAGCTGTACCGCTACGACTGTGAGGTCTGCCTGGAGATGCAGTCCGGCATCGCTGCGCTGCTGGTAGGCGAGACCCCGGATGCCGACAGCCTTGAGATCTTCGCCGTCCACCGGATGGTCCGGCTTAAGCCACATATGTATTTTGCCCTGGTTGCTATTTCTTCTGATATTACCTGCAAGATGATCCTTGATGCAAAATACACATCTTCCGTGGAGCCTCTTGCCACTCCATACAACTTCAGACGGATACTTCCAAGGATCAAGATCCGCGAGATCCTTGGCTATTATTATTCCATCCGCAGCAACGACTACCATTTTGACGGCGAGACCCATGATTATTTCGAACTTACCTATGTAGATTTAGGCGCCATGACGACTGTAGTGGACGGCGTCCGCTACGAGCTTAAGGAGCGGGAACTGATGATATATGGCCCTGGCCAGTTCCATACCCAGGAGATCTCCTCGGAAGGTCCCTGTTCTTATGTTACGATCATTTTTGATATGGAGAGCAGCCAGTTTGAGCCGCTTCTAAACCGGGTCTTTCCTTATGAGAAAAAAATACACACACTGCTCAAGACTTTTATCCTGGAAAGCACCTCCCAGCTCCCTTACATGAACAGTCTGATGCTCTGCCTTCTTCAGGAGACCATCATCCGTCTGCTTCAGAATGATTTTACAGGCAGCCATATGGAGAATGAACACCTGGTCACCGGCGCGCGCCAGCATTACCAGGATGAATTCCTGGAAAAGATACTCGCCTATATCGATGAAAATATCTGCAAGCCCATGACCATTGCGGAGATCTGCCAGAAGTTCTCCCTGTCCCGCTCGTCGCTGCAGATCCTGTTTAAAGAGAACTTAAACCAGTCCCCGAAGAAGTATATCAATGAACTGAAGATGGAGAAAAGCCGTCAGATGATCTGTGAGGACAAGTATACGATCAGTGAGATCGCCCTGATGATGGGTTTCAACTCCATCCACTATTTTTCCAGGGCCTTCACACAGAAATACCGCATCTCACCCAGCGAATATTCGAAAACGCTGTTTAAAGCATAA